Proteins found in one Vespula pensylvanica isolate Volc-1 chromosome 10, ASM1446617v1, whole genome shotgun sequence genomic segment:
- the LOC122632404 gene encoding dynein-1-beta heavy chain, flagellar inner arm I1 complex-like isoform X3 yields the protein MENKKEKKQEKLKKTEKVISDPHREYLDMDTDEEGYERRETSESEDEISSEPENPTYTEQELITLVSIVVVQYVKDLTILCHLKESDWNESCYEVIREYFQCVSHTILIIFFNQNKLIASLNLSDCKDVDLMYFLRSPLQIYTTDNFLKTIFCGNINEDKTKSFFKFLQNIYAPVALNSNEWPEIIQDDLYLNLHNLLMILNEQLCKSINRTILYVPKERLPELRGFQLFYEDNSVIREEKDTTILMQEFHIKELIGRLEKIVRCWTKQIHAALNTTIIRRNIESIMDEYDNLNSLNNQLSNNEVQAIIKLLKNINSSSVESFPIFIRKLKETLMESSSNLIYLNILSEYCTNLYISDNIESNMTKILLLILLIWVESPFYSITNNIGSLCRALSTQLISQCQRYIDLETAIKGQAESGIHMLEKSISTCQMYRKVYEKFVKNIATSISPYRIWDIDEEMIFNNINAFIQRCHDIIEICKARIIFERCTKEITFGGARGIDYEKCCQQIENLFYDNLNKIIAIKENILNIKDTNCNITIHKFRIAIIQLENMIKNLINKIFENIKNIDEGIEAIYAFERFKYRTCLKDLIYEKWTQMWKMLDEEIEICNIATIKEIGAYHPLIKSFSKYLNVQYTKKYYLKTQCTKMINASYWLVNCVDERYSLERYNIVIDQLEDAYSINAIRS from the exons atggaaaataaaaaggaaaagaaacaagaaaaactgaaaaaaacagaaaaagtaaTATCCGATCCACATCGCGAATATTTGGATATGGATACCGATGAGGAAGGCTATGAACGACGAG AAACTTCCGAGAGTGAAGATGAGATTTCTTCAGAACCAGAAAATCCAACTTATACGGAGCAAGAACTGATAACACTAGTCAGTATCGTCGTT GTACAATACGTAAAGGATTTGACGATACTCTGTCATCTTAAAGAATCGGATTGGAATGAAAGCTGCTACGAAGTTATacgagaatattttcaatgcgTATCTCATactatattgattatatttttcaaccaaaataaattaatagcaTCTTTGAATCTTTCCGATTGCAAGGACGTAGatcttatgtattttttaagatcACCCTTACAAATCTACACAACTGATAATTTTCTCAAAACTATTTTCTGTGGAAATATTAacgaagataaaacaaaatcgtTCTTCAAAtttctacaaaatatatacgCTCCTGTTGCTCTAAATAGTAACGAGTGGCCAGAAA TTATACAGGATGATCTCTATTTGAACTTACACAAtcttttaatgattttaaatgAGCAACTTTGTAAATcaataaatcgaacgattttgtaTGTACCAAAGGAACGTTTACCTGAATTACGTggatttcaattattttatgagGATAATTCCGTaattagagaagaaaaagatacgacCATACTAATGCaagaatttcatataaaagaattaattggAAGATTGGAAAAAATAGTCAGATGTTGGACAAAACAAATACATGCAGCTTTGAATACTACGattattagaagaaatatcgaaagtaTAATGGATGAAT atgataatttaaattctttaaataatcaattatcaAACAATGAAGTCCAAgctattatcaaattattaaaaaatataaattcatcaaGTGTGGAATCATTTCCAATATTTATCAGAAAACTAAAAGAAACACTGATGGAATCTTCATCGAATTTAATATACTTAAACATTTTATCTGAATAttgtacaaatttatatatttcggaTAATATAGAATCTAATATGACGAAGATATTGCTTCTAATACTACTCATTTGGGTGGAATCACCTTTTTATagtataac aaataatattgggTCTCTTTGTCGAGCATTAAGTACTCAATTAATATCTCAGTgtcaaagatatatagatttagAGACTGCAATTAAGGGACAAGCAGAAAGTGGGATACATATGCTAGAGAAATCTATATCTACCTGCCAAATGTACAGGAAAGTTtatgaaaaa tttgtaaaaaatatagcaACTTCCATTAGTCCTTATAGAATATGGGATATAGatgaagaaatgatttttaataatattaatgcatTTATACAAAGATGTCatgatattattgaaatttgtaaagcacgaattatttttgaaag gTGCACTAAAGAAATAACATTTGGAGGTGCAAGAGGAATAGACTATGAAAAATGTTGTCAACAAATCGAAAACCtgttttatgataatttaaacaaaatcattgcaattaaagaaaatatattaaacattaaagATACTAATTGCAATATAACTATACATAAATTTAGAATAGCTATAATACAATTAGAAAacatgattaaaaatttaattaacaaaatttttgaaaatattaaaaacattgaTGAAGGTATTGAAGCAATATATGCTTTTGAAAGATTTAAGTATCGAACGtgtttaaaagatttaatatacgAAAAATGGACACAG ATGTGGAAAATGTTagatgaagaaatagaaatttgcaATATAGCTACAATTAAAGAAATAGGTGCATATCATCCACTtatcaaatctttttctaaatacTTAAATGTGCAAtacacaaaaaaatattatttaaaaacgcaatgtacaaaaatgataaatgcATCTTACTGGTTAGTAAATTGTGTAGATGAAAG atattCCCTGGAACGTTATAACATTGTAATAGATCAGTTAGAAGATGCTTATAGTATTAATGCAATAAGAAGCTAA
- the LOC122632404 gene encoding dynein-1-beta heavy chain, flagellar inner arm I1 complex-like isoform X4, whose amino-acid sequence MRKAMNDEVQYVKDLTILCHLKESDWNESCYEVIREYFQCVSHTILIIFFNQNKLIASLNLSDCKDVDLMYFLRSPLQIYTTDNFLKTIFCGNINEDKTKSFFKFLQNIYAPVALNSNEWPEIIQDDLYLNLHNLLMILNEQLCKSINRTILYVPKERLPELRGFQLFYEDNSVIREEKDTTILMQEFHIKELIGRLEKIVRCWTKQIHAALNTTIIRRNIESIMDECNHWKNVYDNLNSLNNQLSNNEVQAIIKLLKNINSSSVESFPIFIRKLKETLMESSSNLIYLNILSEYCTNLYISDNIESNMTKILLLILLIWVESPFYSITNNIGSLCRALSTQLISQCQRYIDLETAIKGQAESGIHMLEKSISTCQMYRKVYEKFVKNIATSISPYRIWDIDEEMIFNNINAFIQRCHDIIEICKARIIFERCTKEITFGGARGIDYEKCCQQIENLFYDNLNKIIAIKENILNIKDTNCNITIHKFRIAIIQLENMIKNLINKIFENIKNIDEGIEAIYAFERFKYRTCLKDLIYEKWTQMWKMLDEEIEICNIATIKEIGAYHPLIKSFSKYLNVQYTKKYYLKTQCTKMINASYWLVNCVDERYSLERYNIVIDQLEDAYSINAIRS is encoded by the exons ATGAGGAAGGCTATGAACGACGAG GTACAATACGTAAAGGATTTGACGATACTCTGTCATCTTAAAGAATCGGATTGGAATGAAAGCTGCTACGAAGTTATacgagaatattttcaatgcgTATCTCATactatattgattatatttttcaaccaaaataaattaatagcaTCTTTGAATCTTTCCGATTGCAAGGACGTAGatcttatgtattttttaagatcACCCTTACAAATCTACACAACTGATAATTTTCTCAAAACTATTTTCTGTGGAAATATTAacgaagataaaacaaaatcgtTCTTCAAAtttctacaaaatatatacgCTCCTGTTGCTCTAAATAGTAACGAGTGGCCAGAAA TTATACAGGATGATCTCTATTTGAACTTACACAAtcttttaatgattttaaatgAGCAACTTTGTAAATcaataaatcgaacgattttgtaTGTACCAAAGGAACGTTTACCTGAATTACGTggatttcaattattttatgagGATAATTCCGTaattagagaagaaaaagatacgacCATACTAATGCaagaatttcatataaaagaattaattggAAGATTGGAAAAAATAGTCAGATGTTGGACAAAACAAATACATGCAGCTTTGAATACTACGattattagaagaaatatcgaaagtaTAATGGATGAATGTAATCATTGGAAAAATGTTT atgataatttaaattctttaaataatcaattatcaAACAATGAAGTCCAAgctattatcaaattattaaaaaatataaattcatcaaGTGTGGAATCATTTCCAATATTTATCAGAAAACTAAAAGAAACACTGATGGAATCTTCATCGAATTTAATATACTTAAACATTTTATCTGAATAttgtacaaatttatatatttcggaTAATATAGAATCTAATATGACGAAGATATTGCTTCTAATACTACTCATTTGGGTGGAATCACCTTTTTATagtataac aaataatattgggTCTCTTTGTCGAGCATTAAGTACTCAATTAATATCTCAGTgtcaaagatatatagatttagAGACTGCAATTAAGGGACAAGCAGAAAGTGGGATACATATGCTAGAGAAATCTATATCTACCTGCCAAATGTACAGGAAAGTTtatgaaaaa tttgtaaaaaatatagcaACTTCCATTAGTCCTTATAGAATATGGGATATAGatgaagaaatgatttttaataatattaatgcatTTATACAAAGATGTCatgatattattgaaatttgtaaagcacgaattatttttgaaag gTGCACTAAAGAAATAACATTTGGAGGTGCAAGAGGAATAGACTATGAAAAATGTTGTCAACAAATCGAAAACCtgttttatgataatttaaacaaaatcattgcaattaaagaaaatatattaaacattaaagATACTAATTGCAATATAACTATACATAAATTTAGAATAGCTATAATACAATTAGAAAacatgattaaaaatttaattaacaaaatttttgaaaatattaaaaacattgaTGAAGGTATTGAAGCAATATATGCTTTTGAAAGATTTAAGTATCGAACGtgtttaaaagatttaatatacgAAAAATGGACACAG ATGTGGAAAATGTTagatgaagaaatagaaatttgcaATATAGCTACAATTAAAGAAATAGGTGCATATCATCCACTtatcaaatctttttctaaatacTTAAATGTGCAAtacacaaaaaaatattatttaaaaacgcaatgtacaaaaatgataaatgcATCTTACTGGTTAGTAAATTGTGTAGATGAAAG atattCCCTGGAACGTTATAACATTGTAATAGATCAGTTAGAAGATGCTTATAGTATTAATGCAATAAGAAGCTAA
- the LOC122632404 gene encoding dynein-1-beta heavy chain, flagellar inner arm I1 complex-like isoform X1, protein MENKKEKKQEKLKKTEKVISDPHREYLDMDTDEEGYERRETSESEDEISSEPENPTYTEQELITLVSIVVVQYVKDLTILCHLKESDWNESCYEVIREYFQCVSHTILIIFFNQNKLIASLNLSDCKDVDLMYFLRSPLQIYTTDNFLKTIFCGNINEDKTKSFFKFLQNIYAPVALNSNEWPEIIQDDLYLNLHNLLMILNEQLCKSINRTILYVPKERLPELRGFQLFYEDNSVIREEKDTTILMQEFHIKELIGRLEKIVRCWTKQIHAALNTTIIRRNIESIMDECNHWKNVYDNLNSLNNQLSNNEVQAIIKLLKNINSSSVESFPIFIRKLKETLMESSSNLIYLNILSEYCTNLYISDNIESNMTKILLLILLIWVESPFYSITNNIGSLCRALSTQLISQCQRYIDLETAIKGQAESGIHMLEKSISTCQMYRKVYEKFVKNIATSISPYRIWDIDEEMIFNNINAFIQRCHDIIEICKARIIFERCTKEITFGGARGIDYEKCCQQIENLFYDNLNKIIAIKENILNIKDTNCNITIHKFRIAIIQLENMIKNLINKIFENIKNIDEGIEAIYAFERFKYRTCLKDLIYEKWTQMWKMLDEEIEICNIATIKEIGAYHPLIKSFSKYLNVQYTKKYYLKTQCTKMINASYWLVNCVDERYSLERYNIVIDQLEDAYSINAIRS, encoded by the exons atggaaaataaaaaggaaaagaaacaagaaaaactgaaaaaaacagaaaaagtaaTATCCGATCCACATCGCGAATATTTGGATATGGATACCGATGAGGAAGGCTATGAACGACGAG AAACTTCCGAGAGTGAAGATGAGATTTCTTCAGAACCAGAAAATCCAACTTATACGGAGCAAGAACTGATAACACTAGTCAGTATCGTCGTT GTACAATACGTAAAGGATTTGACGATACTCTGTCATCTTAAAGAATCGGATTGGAATGAAAGCTGCTACGAAGTTATacgagaatattttcaatgcgTATCTCATactatattgattatatttttcaaccaaaataaattaatagcaTCTTTGAATCTTTCCGATTGCAAGGACGTAGatcttatgtattttttaagatcACCCTTACAAATCTACACAACTGATAATTTTCTCAAAACTATTTTCTGTGGAAATATTAacgaagataaaacaaaatcgtTCTTCAAAtttctacaaaatatatacgCTCCTGTTGCTCTAAATAGTAACGAGTGGCCAGAAA TTATACAGGATGATCTCTATTTGAACTTACACAAtcttttaatgattttaaatgAGCAACTTTGTAAATcaataaatcgaacgattttgtaTGTACCAAAGGAACGTTTACCTGAATTACGTggatttcaattattttatgagGATAATTCCGTaattagagaagaaaaagatacgacCATACTAATGCaagaatttcatataaaagaattaattggAAGATTGGAAAAAATAGTCAGATGTTGGACAAAACAAATACATGCAGCTTTGAATACTACGattattagaagaaatatcgaaagtaTAATGGATGAATGTAATCATTGGAAAAATGTTT atgataatttaaattctttaaataatcaattatcaAACAATGAAGTCCAAgctattatcaaattattaaaaaatataaattcatcaaGTGTGGAATCATTTCCAATATTTATCAGAAAACTAAAAGAAACACTGATGGAATCTTCATCGAATTTAATATACTTAAACATTTTATCTGAATAttgtacaaatttatatatttcggaTAATATAGAATCTAATATGACGAAGATATTGCTTCTAATACTACTCATTTGGGTGGAATCACCTTTTTATagtataac aaataatattgggTCTCTTTGTCGAGCATTAAGTACTCAATTAATATCTCAGTgtcaaagatatatagatttagAGACTGCAATTAAGGGACAAGCAGAAAGTGGGATACATATGCTAGAGAAATCTATATCTACCTGCCAAATGTACAGGAAAGTTtatgaaaaa tttgtaaaaaatatagcaACTTCCATTAGTCCTTATAGAATATGGGATATAGatgaagaaatgatttttaataatattaatgcatTTATACAAAGATGTCatgatattattgaaatttgtaaagcacgaattatttttgaaag gTGCACTAAAGAAATAACATTTGGAGGTGCAAGAGGAATAGACTATGAAAAATGTTGTCAACAAATCGAAAACCtgttttatgataatttaaacaaaatcattgcaattaaagaaaatatattaaacattaaagATACTAATTGCAATATAACTATACATAAATTTAGAATAGCTATAATACAATTAGAAAacatgattaaaaatttaattaacaaaatttttgaaaatattaaaaacattgaTGAAGGTATTGAAGCAATATATGCTTTTGAAAGATTTAAGTATCGAACGtgtttaaaagatttaatatacgAAAAATGGACACAG ATGTGGAAAATGTTagatgaagaaatagaaatttgcaATATAGCTACAATTAAAGAAATAGGTGCATATCATCCACTtatcaaatctttttctaaatacTTAAATGTGCAAtacacaaaaaaatattatttaaaaacgcaatgtacaaaaatgataaatgcATCTTACTGGTTAGTAAATTGTGTAGATGAAAG atattCCCTGGAACGTTATAACATTGTAATAGATCAGTTAGAAGATGCTTATAGTATTAATGCAATAAGAAGCTAA
- the LOC122632404 gene encoding dynein-1-beta heavy chain, flagellar inner arm I1 complex-like isoform X2, with amino-acid sequence MENKKEKKQEKLKKTEKVISDPHREYLDMDTDEEGYERRETSESEDEISSEPENPTYTEQELITLVQYVKDLTILCHLKESDWNESCYEVIREYFQCVSHTILIIFFNQNKLIASLNLSDCKDVDLMYFLRSPLQIYTTDNFLKTIFCGNINEDKTKSFFKFLQNIYAPVALNSNEWPEIIQDDLYLNLHNLLMILNEQLCKSINRTILYVPKERLPELRGFQLFYEDNSVIREEKDTTILMQEFHIKELIGRLEKIVRCWTKQIHAALNTTIIRRNIESIMDECNHWKNVYDNLNSLNNQLSNNEVQAIIKLLKNINSSSVESFPIFIRKLKETLMESSSNLIYLNILSEYCTNLYISDNIESNMTKILLLILLIWVESPFYSITNNIGSLCRALSTQLISQCQRYIDLETAIKGQAESGIHMLEKSISTCQMYRKVYEKFVKNIATSISPYRIWDIDEEMIFNNINAFIQRCHDIIEICKARIIFERCTKEITFGGARGIDYEKCCQQIENLFYDNLNKIIAIKENILNIKDTNCNITIHKFRIAIIQLENMIKNLINKIFENIKNIDEGIEAIYAFERFKYRTCLKDLIYEKWTQMWKMLDEEIEICNIATIKEIGAYHPLIKSFSKYLNVQYTKKYYLKTQCTKMINASYWLVNCVDERYSLERYNIVIDQLEDAYSINAIRS; translated from the exons atggaaaataaaaaggaaaagaaacaagaaaaactgaaaaaaacagaaaaagtaaTATCCGATCCACATCGCGAATATTTGGATATGGATACCGATGAGGAAGGCTATGAACGACGAG AAACTTCCGAGAGTGAAGATGAGATTTCTTCAGAACCAGAAAATCCAACTTATACGGAGCAAGAACTGATAACACTA GTACAATACGTAAAGGATTTGACGATACTCTGTCATCTTAAAGAATCGGATTGGAATGAAAGCTGCTACGAAGTTATacgagaatattttcaatgcgTATCTCATactatattgattatatttttcaaccaaaataaattaatagcaTCTTTGAATCTTTCCGATTGCAAGGACGTAGatcttatgtattttttaagatcACCCTTACAAATCTACACAACTGATAATTTTCTCAAAACTATTTTCTGTGGAAATATTAacgaagataaaacaaaatcgtTCTTCAAAtttctacaaaatatatacgCTCCTGTTGCTCTAAATAGTAACGAGTGGCCAGAAA TTATACAGGATGATCTCTATTTGAACTTACACAAtcttttaatgattttaaatgAGCAACTTTGTAAATcaataaatcgaacgattttgtaTGTACCAAAGGAACGTTTACCTGAATTACGTggatttcaattattttatgagGATAATTCCGTaattagagaagaaaaagatacgacCATACTAATGCaagaatttcatataaaagaattaattggAAGATTGGAAAAAATAGTCAGATGTTGGACAAAACAAATACATGCAGCTTTGAATACTACGattattagaagaaatatcgaaagtaTAATGGATGAATGTAATCATTGGAAAAATGTTT atgataatttaaattctttaaataatcaattatcaAACAATGAAGTCCAAgctattatcaaattattaaaaaatataaattcatcaaGTGTGGAATCATTTCCAATATTTATCAGAAAACTAAAAGAAACACTGATGGAATCTTCATCGAATTTAATATACTTAAACATTTTATCTGAATAttgtacaaatttatatatttcggaTAATATAGAATCTAATATGACGAAGATATTGCTTCTAATACTACTCATTTGGGTGGAATCACCTTTTTATagtataac aaataatattgggTCTCTTTGTCGAGCATTAAGTACTCAATTAATATCTCAGTgtcaaagatatatagatttagAGACTGCAATTAAGGGACAAGCAGAAAGTGGGATACATATGCTAGAGAAATCTATATCTACCTGCCAAATGTACAGGAAAGTTtatgaaaaa tttgtaaaaaatatagcaACTTCCATTAGTCCTTATAGAATATGGGATATAGatgaagaaatgatttttaataatattaatgcatTTATACAAAGATGTCatgatattattgaaatttgtaaagcacgaattatttttgaaag gTGCACTAAAGAAATAACATTTGGAGGTGCAAGAGGAATAGACTATGAAAAATGTTGTCAACAAATCGAAAACCtgttttatgataatttaaacaaaatcattgcaattaaagaaaatatattaaacattaaagATACTAATTGCAATATAACTATACATAAATTTAGAATAGCTATAATACAATTAGAAAacatgattaaaaatttaattaacaaaatttttgaaaatattaaaaacattgaTGAAGGTATTGAAGCAATATATGCTTTTGAAAGATTTAAGTATCGAACGtgtttaaaagatttaatatacgAAAAATGGACACAG ATGTGGAAAATGTTagatgaagaaatagaaatttgcaATATAGCTACAATTAAAGAAATAGGTGCATATCATCCACTtatcaaatctttttctaaatacTTAAATGTGCAAtacacaaaaaaatattatttaaaaacgcaatgtacaaaaatgataaatgcATCTTACTGGTTAGTAAATTGTGTAGATGAAAG atattCCCTGGAACGTTATAACATTGTAATAGATCAGTTAGAAGATGCTTATAGTATTAATGCAATAAGAAGCTAA
- the LOC122632404 gene encoding dynein-1-beta heavy chain, flagellar inner arm I1 complex-like isoform X5, translating to MYFLRSPLQIYTTDNFLKTIFCGNINEDKTKSFFKFLQNIYAPVALNSNEWPEIIQDDLYLNLHNLLMILNEQLCKSINRTILYVPKERLPELRGFQLFYEDNSVIREEKDTTILMQEFHIKELIGRLEKIVRCWTKQIHAALNTTIIRRNIESIMDECNHWKNVYDNLNSLNNQLSNNEVQAIIKLLKNINSSSVESFPIFIRKLKETLMESSSNLIYLNILSEYCTNLYISDNIESNMTKILLLILLIWVESPFYSITNNIGSLCRALSTQLISQCQRYIDLETAIKGQAESGIHMLEKSISTCQMYRKVYEKFVKNIATSISPYRIWDIDEEMIFNNINAFIQRCHDIIEICKARIIFERCTKEITFGGARGIDYEKCCQQIENLFYDNLNKIIAIKENILNIKDTNCNITIHKFRIAIIQLENMIKNLINKIFENIKNIDEGIEAIYAFERFKYRTCLKDLIYEKWTQMWKMLDEEIEICNIATIKEIGAYHPLIKSFSKYLNVQYTKKYYLKTQCTKMINASYWLVNCVDERYSLERYNIVIDQLEDAYSINAIRS from the exons atgtattttttaagatcACCCTTACAAATCTACACAACTGATAATTTTCTCAAAACTATTTTCTGTGGAAATATTAacgaagataaaacaaaatcgtTCTTCAAAtttctacaaaatatatacgCTCCTGTTGCTCTAAATAGTAACGAGTGGCCAGAAA TTATACAGGATGATCTCTATTTGAACTTACACAAtcttttaatgattttaaatgAGCAACTTTGTAAATcaataaatcgaacgattttgtaTGTACCAAAGGAACGTTTACCTGAATTACGTggatttcaattattttatgagGATAATTCCGTaattagagaagaaaaagatacgacCATACTAATGCaagaatttcatataaaagaattaattggAAGATTGGAAAAAATAGTCAGATGTTGGACAAAACAAATACATGCAGCTTTGAATACTACGattattagaagaaatatcgaaagtaTAATGGATGAATGTAATCATTGGAAAAATGTTT atgataatttaaattctttaaataatcaattatcaAACAATGAAGTCCAAgctattatcaaattattaaaaaatataaattcatcaaGTGTGGAATCATTTCCAATATTTATCAGAAAACTAAAAGAAACACTGATGGAATCTTCATCGAATTTAATATACTTAAACATTTTATCTGAATAttgtacaaatttatatatttcggaTAATATAGAATCTAATATGACGAAGATATTGCTTCTAATACTACTCATTTGGGTGGAATCACCTTTTTATagtataac aaataatattgggTCTCTTTGTCGAGCATTAAGTACTCAATTAATATCTCAGTgtcaaagatatatagatttagAGACTGCAATTAAGGGACAAGCAGAAAGTGGGATACATATGCTAGAGAAATCTATATCTACCTGCCAAATGTACAGGAAAGTTtatgaaaaa tttgtaaaaaatatagcaACTTCCATTAGTCCTTATAGAATATGGGATATAGatgaagaaatgatttttaataatattaatgcatTTATACAAAGATGTCatgatattattgaaatttgtaaagcacgaattatttttgaaag gTGCACTAAAGAAATAACATTTGGAGGTGCAAGAGGAATAGACTATGAAAAATGTTGTCAACAAATCGAAAACCtgttttatgataatttaaacaaaatcattgcaattaaagaaaatatattaaacattaaagATACTAATTGCAATATAACTATACATAAATTTAGAATAGCTATAATACAATTAGAAAacatgattaaaaatttaattaacaaaatttttgaaaatattaaaaacattgaTGAAGGTATTGAAGCAATATATGCTTTTGAAAGATTTAAGTATCGAACGtgtttaaaagatttaatatacgAAAAATGGACACAG ATGTGGAAAATGTTagatgaagaaatagaaatttgcaATATAGCTACAATTAAAGAAATAGGTGCATATCATCCACTtatcaaatctttttctaaatacTTAAATGTGCAAtacacaaaaaaatattatttaaaaacgcaatgtacaaaaatgataaatgcATCTTACTGGTTAGTAAATTGTGTAGATGAAAG atattCCCTGGAACGTTATAACATTGTAATAGATCAGTTAGAAGATGCTTATAGTATTAATGCAATAAGAAGCTAA